From the genome of Streptomyces sp. NBC_01341, one region includes:
- a CDS encoding MFS transporter has translation MTALEPRDAEVTATLVETTARSGVPALAEGVLGRTYRALSIGIVSVVLLIAFEATAVGTAMPVAARELDGIPFYAFAFSAYFTTSLFAMVLSGQWADRRGPLAPLATGIGAFGAGLLLSGTAGSMWMFIAGRAVQGVGGGLVIVALYVVIGRSYPERIRPSIMAGFSAAWIVPSVVGPLASGTVTEHLGWRWVFVGIPVLILLPLGLALPAIRRMAGGPADERAAAEPFDRRRIRLALGISLGAGLLQFAGQELRWASLLPAAVGAALLVPAVRALLPRGTVRAARGLPAVILLRGISAGSFIVAESFVPLMLVTQRGLSPTLAGLSLAAGGLTWALGSYVLARPRMEPHGGRLMVAGMVLVALSISAAPSVLIESVPVWTLAVVWGVGCFGMGIVIAATSVLLLKLSAPEEAGANSAALQISDGLANVLLLAAGGAAFAALGGGAVGAVAHGAVDGGTAAAHPGAFTVVFLPMAAVALVGVWVASRVKEA, from the coding sequence ATGACTGCCCTGGAACCCCGTGACGCCGAGGTCACCGCAACCCTCGTGGAGACCACCGCGAGGTCCGGCGTACCCGCCCTGGCGGAAGGCGTGCTCGGGCGTACGTACAGGGCGCTCAGCATCGGCATCGTGTCCGTCGTCCTGCTCATCGCCTTCGAGGCGACCGCCGTCGGTACGGCGATGCCGGTGGCCGCCCGGGAGCTGGACGGCATCCCATTCTACGCGTTCGCGTTCTCCGCGTACTTCACCACCAGCCTCTTCGCGATGGTCCTCTCCGGGCAGTGGGCCGACCGCCGGGGGCCGCTCGCCCCGCTCGCCACCGGCATCGGGGCCTTCGGGGCGGGGCTGCTGCTCTCCGGTACGGCCGGGAGCATGTGGATGTTCATCGCGGGCAGGGCCGTCCAGGGTGTCGGCGGCGGTCTGGTGATCGTGGCGCTGTACGTGGTCATCGGGCGGTCCTACCCGGAGCGGATCCGGCCGAGCATCATGGCCGGGTTCTCGGCGGCCTGGATCGTCCCGTCCGTCGTCGGGCCGCTCGCCTCGGGGACCGTGACCGAGCACCTCGGGTGGCGCTGGGTCTTCGTCGGCATCCCGGTGCTCATCCTCCTGCCGCTGGGCCTCGCGCTGCCCGCGATACGGCGGATGGCCGGCGGGCCGGCCGACGAACGGGCAGCGGCGGAGCCGTTCGACCGGCGGCGCATCCGGCTCGCGCTCGGTATCTCGCTGGGCGCGGGGCTGTTGCAGTTCGCCGGGCAGGAACTCCGCTGGGCGTCGCTGCTGCCCGCCGCCGTCGGCGCGGCACTTCTCGTGCCGGCCGTGCGCGCGCTGCTGCCCCGGGGGACGGTGCGGGCGGCGCGCGGTCTGCCGGCCGTGATCCTGCTGCGGGGGATCTCGGCGGGGTCGTTCATCGTGGCCGAGTCCTTCGTCCCGCTGATGCTCGTGACCCAGCGCGGACTGTCCCCGACCCTGGCTGGGCTCTCCCTGGCGGCCGGTGGTCTGACCTGGGCGCTCGGTTCGTACGTGCTGGCCCGGCCCCGGATGGAGCCGCACGGGGGAAGGCTGATGGTGGCCGGCATGGTGCTGGTCGCCCTGTCCATCAGCGCCGCACCGAGCGTGCTGATCGAGTCGGTGCCGGTGTGGACCCTGGCGGTGGTGTGGGGCGTCGGCTGTTTCGGCATGGGCATCGTGATCGCGGCGACCAGCGTGCTGTTGTTGAAGCTGTCGGCCCCGGAGGAGGCGGGGGCCAATTCGGCGGCGCTCCAGATCTCGGACGGTCTGGCCAACGTGCTGCTGCTCGCGGCTGGGGGCGCGGCGTTCGCGGCCCTCGGCGGTGGCGCGGTGGGAGCGGTGGCGCACGGCGCCGTGGACGGCGGTACGGCGGCGGCGCATCCGGGCGCCTTCACCGTCGTCTTCCTGCCGATGGCGGCGGTGGCGCTGGTGGGGGTGTGGGTGGCGAGCCGGGTGAAGGAAGCCTGA
- the mycP gene encoding type VII secretion-associated serine protease mycosin gives MPNSGTGVDRRRVAVSALLGGLLVGLVPSTAHADSVRSNQWHLTAMKAEEMWQTSTGKGVTVAVIDTGVDSSNLDLQGQVLDGRDFALSEKGDEHTDLGTHGTGIAALIAGTGDSRRGDGAFGLAPGAKILPIRVPDKAPNLAADIKQFNTNVPLAIRYAADQGAKVINVSLAMSEGSEQLTDAVKYALDKGSLVFAGMGNDAESVNGVKYPAATPGAVGVGAIGQDLRKTDESQFGPQVDLSAPGEDMIHACPSQTGLCKSHGTSDATALASASAALIWAKYPEWTNNQVLRVLLNTAGGPTSGADRNDYVGYGVVRPRIALKTPGDPGPADEYPLPDLAAAEPSTPSAAPSKAAGGSEESGEPAVAASAADDEGGNTGLWVGLGVGAAALVAAGVAVAVVRSRKRSAASAAAPAVPPYGYQSAQGPAQPQYPAYGPPTDAPRPHRHHDGPPLQGPGV, from the coding sequence ATGCCTAACAGCGGTACCGGAGTCGACCGTCGTCGAGTTGCAGTTTCCGCCCTGCTCGGAGGGCTCCTGGTGGGCCTCGTTCCTTCGACTGCACACGCGGATTCTGTTCGTTCGAACCAATGGCACCTGACAGCCATGAAGGCTGAGGAAATGTGGCAGACAAGCACCGGAAAGGGTGTAACTGTCGCTGTTATCGACACGGGTGTCGATTCTTCGAACCTGGATCTGCAGGGACAAGTCCTCGATGGCAGGGACTTTGCGTTGAGCGAAAAGGGTGACGAGCATACTGATCTTGGTACCCATGGCACCGGTATAGCTGCCTTGATTGCCGGAACTGGTGACAGTCGCCGTGGCGACGGCGCCTTCGGGCTAGCTCCTGGTGCAAAAATTCTACCGATCAGGGTCCCTGACAAGGCTCCCAACCTTGCGGCTGACATCAAGCAGTTCAACACCAATGTGCCTCTCGCAATCCGATACGCCGCTGATCAAGGGGCGAAGGTCATCAACGTCTCCTTGGCCATGAGTGAAGGGTCGGAGCAGTTGACCGATGCCGTGAAGTACGCATTGGACAAGGGTTCTCTCGTATTCGCCGGCATGGGCAACGATGCCGAGAGTGTCAACGGGGTAAAGTATCCTGCTGCGACTCCCGGAGCCGTGGGTGTCGGCGCCATCGGCCAGGACCTGCGGAAAACCGACGAGTCGCAGTTCGGCCCTCAGGTGGATTTGTCCGCCCCAGGGGAAGACATGATTCACGCTTGCCCGAGTCAAACCGGTTTGTGCAAGTCTCACGGCACCAGTGACGCCACAGCCCTCGCCTCCGCCTCCGCCGCTCTCATCTGGGCCAAGTACCCCGAATGGACCAACAATCAGGTCCTGCGCGTCCTGCTCAATACCGCAGGGGGACCCACGAGCGGGGCCGACCGTAACGACTACGTCGGCTATGGCGTCGTCCGTCCCCGCATCGCCCTGAAGACCCCCGGCGACCCCGGCCCCGCCGATGAGTACCCGCTCCCTGATCTGGCGGCAGCTGAGCCCTCGACACCCTCTGCCGCTCCGTCCAAGGCGGCCGGTGGTTCCGAGGAGAGTGGGGAGCCGGCTGTCGCGGCCTCGGCGGCCGATGACGAGGGCGGGAACACCGGTCTGTGGGTCGGGCTCGGCGTCGGGGCGGCAGCGCTCGTCGCTGCAGGGGTGGCTGTGGCAGTCGTCCGCTCCCGCAAGCGCAGCGCGGCCTCGGCAGCAGCACCCGCTGTGCCGCCCTACGGCTATCAGTCCGCACAGGGACCTGCGCAGCCGCAGTATCCGGCCTACGGTCCGCCGACAGATGCTCCCCGTCCCCACAGGCATCATGACGGACCGCCGCTACAGGGCCCTGGCGTCTGA
- a CDS encoding 2Fe-2S iron-sulfur cluster-binding protein, with amino-acid sequence MSNEENPGQRHGQPDPYAGWEPTPQGGEYDAEATAFVHLPPEDFPDLGGDPLAAPGHSYVPPMILPLTPAAGLDPAATGSWVLQTQSQQDRAAEHAAGQETTADEVRWPDPNQQQEQYQQPYPDTSQYAQTSSTTAHWNYTEAVHPAEPEPSPEPAGHTGQWTIPVAGGDIPEESGEFSASAMASQWYADTPPATLPGGAPAPWATQEPVHEVPESAAAAEEVPEAPREAPEAPQEAAPTGETAEDAGDAVPAPEAPSGDAETPGEPEETADAVGEPETEAPAPDAEAAEHAPEHAPEHAPEHAEHAPVPAEHAPVPAEHAEHAPEHAEHAPEHTPVPADEPAAAPVGAPSQHPSASYVLHVNGADRPVTDAWIGESLLYVLRERLGLAGAKDGCSQGECGACNVQVDGRLVASCLVPAATTAGSEVRTVEGLAVDGEPSDVQRALAKCGAVQCGFCIPGMAMTVHDLLEGNHAPSELETRQALCGNLCRCSGYRGVLDAVREVVAGREAVSEAATGTLDDLEPRIPHQAAPGEGGVQHEGDVR; translated from the coding sequence GTGAGCAATGAGGAAAACCCCGGGCAGCGGCACGGGCAGCCCGACCCCTACGCCGGCTGGGAGCCGACCCCGCAGGGCGGTGAGTACGACGCGGAGGCCACCGCCTTCGTGCACCTTCCCCCGGAGGACTTCCCCGACCTCGGGGGCGACCCGCTGGCCGCTCCCGGGCACAGCTACGTGCCGCCCATGATCCTCCCACTGACCCCGGCCGCCGGGCTCGACCCCGCGGCGACGGGCAGCTGGGTCCTGCAGACGCAGAGCCAGCAGGACCGCGCAGCCGAGCATGCCGCGGGTCAGGAGACCACGGCGGACGAGGTGCGGTGGCCGGACCCGAACCAGCAGCAGGAGCAGTACCAGCAGCCGTACCCGGACACGTCCCAGTACGCGCAGACGTCGTCCACGACGGCCCACTGGAACTACACCGAGGCCGTGCACCCCGCCGAGCCCGAGCCGTCCCCCGAGCCCGCCGGGCACACGGGCCAGTGGACGATCCCGGTCGCGGGCGGCGACATCCCTGAGGAGTCCGGCGAGTTCTCCGCCTCCGCGATGGCTTCGCAGTGGTACGCGGACACGCCCCCCGCCACCCTTCCGGGCGGGGCCCCCGCACCGTGGGCTACGCAGGAACCGGTCCACGAGGTGCCGGAGTCCGCCGCCGCGGCCGAGGAGGTCCCCGAAGCGCCGCGGGAAGCCCCTGAGGCCCCGCAGGAGGCCGCGCCGACAGGAGAGACCGCCGAGGACGCCGGGGACGCCGTCCCGGCCCCGGAGGCCCCCTCGGGGGACGCGGAGACCCCCGGCGAGCCGGAGGAGACCGCCGACGCCGTCGGGGAACCGGAGACGGAAGCTCCCGCCCCCGACGCCGAGGCCGCCGAACACGCCCCCGAGCACGCTCCCGAGCACGCTCCCGAGCACGCCGAACACGCCCCCGTGCCCGCCGAGCACGCCCCCGTGCCCGCCGAGCACGCCGAGCACGCTCCCGAGCACGCCGAACACGCTCCCGAGCACACCCCCGTGCCCGCCGACGAGCCGGCCGCCGCTCCCGTGGGCGCACCGAGCCAGCACCCCTCCGCCTCGTACGTCCTCCACGTGAACGGGGCCGACCGCCCGGTCACCGACGCCTGGATCGGGGAGTCGCTGCTCTACGTCCTGCGGGAGCGCCTCGGCCTGGCCGGCGCCAAGGACGGCTGCTCGCAGGGCGAGTGCGGGGCCTGCAACGTCCAGGTCGACGGCCGCCTCGTCGCCTCGTGCCTGGTTCCCGCCGCCACGACCGCCGGCAGCGAGGTCCGCACCGTCGAAGGGCTCGCGGTGGACGGCGAACCGTCCGACGTCCAGCGGGCCCTGGCCAAGTGCGGGGCCGTCCAGTGCGGGTTCTGCATCCCGGGTATGGCCATGACCGTCCACGACCTCCTGGAAGGCAACCACGCCCCCAGCGAGCTGGAGACGCGGCAGGCCCTGTGCGGCAACCTCTGCCGCTGCTCCGGCTACCGGGGCGTGCTCGACGCCGTGCGCGAGGTCGTCGCGGGCCGCGAAGCGGTGTCGGAGGCGGCGACGGGCACGCTGGACGACCTGGAACCGCGCATCCCGCACCAGGCCGCCCCCGGTGAGGGCGGCGTCCAGCACGAGGGAGACGTCCGGTGA
- a CDS encoding WXG100 family type VII secretion target: protein MLAWLDKANSGAIQGASDRLLSAATEIRKIAEDLKVRPQTVEWKGEGATAFRTWGADLANATLRLGDYSEGASKWLAQASDALASAQVAIPRTDAGAQANLDAAKAARNDPDASAIEKKSLETLLAAKESNRQEAAAEMRRLAQSYQFSASQMDGLEKPVFPPPPGEFVPDRKETISDGETWGSTGSGPGGHSGSSRTTYGSSASTSDINGVLGSSIPHGLKVPVHSDTPVDMEIDGVATLPPTSSTNTVTPSVPPTTGNAEGVLPPRLMNTPRPFGGGPIPLQGPVAGGKAVSGLRPPALPGQGGLTAGPASRLPREGGIIGGRPVAQATGRPAGGLPRGTVVGGEGSHAGRAPMGNGAGMGGAGSSQSGIVGGRRLAGETGGVVGGRPQPPGRTSGRPFTPGGTGLVRNAASSEGGRGGGAGGRGVSVQRPGESRRDESERPDYLVEDEETWQQGGRRIVPPVID from the coding sequence ATGCTGGCCTGGCTGGACAAGGCCAACAGCGGTGCGATCCAGGGTGCGTCGGACCGGCTGCTCAGCGCGGCCACGGAGATCCGGAAGATCGCGGAGGACCTCAAGGTCCGCCCGCAGACGGTCGAGTGGAAGGGCGAGGGCGCCACGGCCTTCCGCACCTGGGGCGCGGACCTGGCCAACGCGACGCTGCGCCTCGGTGACTACAGCGAGGGCGCGTCGAAGTGGCTGGCCCAGGCCTCCGACGCACTCGCCTCGGCCCAGGTGGCCATCCCGCGCACCGACGCGGGGGCCCAGGCGAACCTGGACGCGGCGAAGGCCGCGCGCAACGACCCGGACGCCTCGGCGATCGAGAAGAAGTCCCTGGAGACGCTCCTGGCCGCCAAGGAGTCGAACCGCCAGGAGGCGGCTGCGGAGATGCGGAGGCTGGCACAGTCGTACCAGTTCTCGGCCTCGCAGATGGACGGCCTGGAGAAGCCGGTGTTCCCGCCGCCGCCCGGGGAGTTCGTTCCTGACCGCAAGGAAACCATCTCCGATGGCGAGACCTGGGGCTCTACAGGAAGCGGTCCCGGCGGACATTCGGGGTCAAGCAGGACTACTTATGGTTCTTCCGCGTCGACATCTGATATCAACGGGGTTCTCGGATCTTCAATCCCTCATGGTCTTAAGGTGCCGGTCCACTCCGACACGCCCGTGGATATGGAGATCGACGGGGTGGCGACTTTGCCACCAACTTCTTCCACCAATACGGTGACGCCGTCGGTGCCACCAACGACGGGCAACGCCGAAGGCGTCCTTCCGCCCCGCCTGATGAACACGCCCCGGCCCTTCGGGGGCGGTCCGATTCCGCTTCAGGGCCCGGTCGCGGGTGGAAAAGCGGTGTCCGGGCTTCGCCCACCTGCGCTGCCTGGCCAGGGCGGACTGACTGCAGGCCCGGCGAGCAGACTGCCGCGTGAAGGAGGGATCATCGGAGGGCGTCCCGTTGCGCAAGCCACTGGACGGCCGGCCGGAGGTCTGCCCCGTGGCACGGTGGTCGGTGGCGAGGGATCGCACGCTGGTCGTGCACCCATGGGGAATGGTGCTGGGATGGGAGGCGCTGGAAGCAGCCAAAGTGGCATTGTCGGTGGCCGTCGCTTGGCTGGCGAGACCGGCGGTGTGGTGGGAGGGCGCCCTCAACCGCCTGGCCGTACGAGCGGGCGCCCGTTCACACCCGGGGGCACGGGCTTGGTGCGAAACGCCGCATCCTCGGAGGGCGGCCGTGGCGGCGGTGCCGGTGGTCGTGGCGTCTCAGTACAGCGGCCTGGCGAATCGCGTCGCGACGAGAGTGAGCGGCCGGACTACCTCGTTGAGGACGAGGAGACCTGGCAGCAAGGTGGCCGGCGCATCGTTCCGCCTGTCATCGACTGA
- a CDS encoding xanthine dehydrogenase family protein molybdopterin-binding subunit: MTSDAATATSTHTTPQAEGTAPDQELPAHGLGASLPPADARAKTEGTFPYAADLWAEGLLWAAMLRSPHPHARILSIDTSAAARMPGVRAVVTHEDIPGDGAYGRSVVDRPVFASDLVRHHGEAIAAVAADHPDTARLAAAAIAVEYEVLEPVTDPEKAFAAEALHPDGNLIRHIPLRYGDPDTVGEVIVEGLYRIGRQDPAPVGAEAGLAVPRPDGGVELYTASTDPHTDRDLAAACFGLDPERVKVVVTGVPGATGDREDPGFQIPLGLLALRTGCPVKLAATREESFLGHAHRHPTLLRYRHHADNEGRLVKVEAQILLDAGAYADASSESLAAAVAFACGPYVVPHAFIEGWAVRTNNPPSGHVRGEGAMQVCAAYEGQMDKLAAKLGIDPVELRLRNALSTGDMLPTSQTVTCPAPVAELLRELRDFPLPTLPKDAPEDDWLLPGGPEGAGEPGAVRRGVGYALGMVHMLGAEGADEVSTATVRVHDGVATVICAAVETGQGFTTLARQIVQETLGIEEVHVAAVDTDQPPAGPATHGRHTWVSGGAVERAAKMVRTQLLQPLAHKFGMSTELLQIADGKITSYDGVLSTTVTEAMDGKELWATAQCRPHPTEPLDESGQGDAFVGLAFCAVRAVVDVDIELGSVRVVEMAVAQDVGRVLNPSQLAVRIEAGITQGIGAALTENLRTARGLIRHPDLTGYALPTSLDAPDIRIVKLVEERDVVAPFGAKAASAVPVVTSPAAVASAVRAATGRPVNRLPIRPQAAVAAAKS; this comes from the coding sequence GTGACCAGCGACGCAGCCACCGCGACCAGCACGCACACCACCCCGCAGGCCGAGGGCACCGCACCGGACCAGGAGCTGCCCGCGCACGGCCTGGGCGCGTCGCTGCCGCCCGCCGACGCCCGCGCCAAGACCGAGGGGACGTTCCCCTACGCGGCCGACCTCTGGGCCGAGGGACTGCTCTGGGCCGCGATGCTGCGCTCCCCGCACCCGCACGCCCGCATCCTGTCGATCGACACCTCGGCCGCCGCCCGGATGCCCGGCGTCCGCGCCGTCGTCACGCACGAGGACATCCCCGGGGACGGCGCTTACGGCCGCAGCGTGGTCGACCGGCCGGTGTTCGCCTCCGACCTCGTGCGCCACCACGGCGAGGCCATCGCCGCCGTCGCCGCCGACCACCCGGACACCGCACGGCTGGCAGCCGCCGCCATCGCCGTCGAGTACGAGGTGCTCGAACCGGTCACCGACCCCGAGAAGGCATTCGCCGCCGAGGCGCTGCACCCCGACGGCAACCTCATCCGCCACATCCCGCTGCGCTACGGCGACCCGGACACCGTGGGCGAGGTCATCGTCGAGGGCCTGTACCGCATCGGGCGTCAGGACCCCGCCCCGGTCGGCGCGGAGGCCGGCCTCGCCGTCCCCCGGCCCGACGGGGGCGTCGAGCTGTACACGGCGTCCACCGACCCGCACACCGACCGCGACCTCGCCGCCGCCTGCTTCGGCCTGGACCCCGAGCGCGTCAAGGTCGTCGTCACCGGCGTGCCCGGAGCCACCGGCGACCGCGAGGACCCCGGTTTCCAGATCCCGCTCGGCCTGCTCGCCCTGCGCACCGGCTGCCCGGTCAAACTGGCCGCCACCCGCGAGGAGTCCTTCCTCGGCCACGCCCACCGACACCCGACCCTGCTGCGCTACCGCCACCACGCGGACAACGAGGGCCGACTGGTCAAGGTCGAGGCCCAGATCCTCCTCGACGCGGGCGCGTACGCCGACGCCTCGTCCGAATCCCTGGCCGCCGCCGTTGCCTTCGCCTGCGGCCCCTACGTCGTCCCGCACGCCTTCATCGAGGGCTGGGCGGTCCGCACGAACAACCCGCCCTCCGGCCATGTGCGCGGCGAAGGCGCCATGCAGGTCTGCGCGGCGTACGAGGGCCAGATGGACAAGCTGGCGGCGAAGCTGGGCATCGACCCGGTCGAACTCCGCCTGCGCAACGCCCTCTCCACCGGCGACATGCTGCCCACCAGCCAGACCGTGACGTGCCCCGCGCCGGTCGCCGAACTCCTTCGCGAACTACGCGACTTCCCGCTGCCGACCCTCCCGAAGGACGCCCCGGAGGACGACTGGCTCCTCCCGGGAGGCCCGGAGGGCGCCGGTGAGCCCGGCGCCGTACGCCGAGGGGTCGGCTACGCGCTCGGCATGGTCCACATGCTCGGCGCCGAGGGCGCGGACGAGGTCTCCACGGCCACGGTCCGGGTCCACGACGGTGTCGCCACGGTGATCTGCGCGGCCGTCGAGACCGGCCAGGGCTTCACCACGCTCGCCCGGCAGATCGTCCAGGAGACCCTGGGCATCGAGGAGGTCCACGTCGCGGCGGTCGACACCGACCAGCCCCCGGCCGGGCCGGCGACGCACGGACGTCATACCTGGGTCTCGGGCGGTGCGGTGGAGCGCGCCGCCAAGATGGTCCGGACGCAGCTGTTGCAGCCGCTGGCCCACAAGTTCGGCATGTCGACGGAGCTTCTCCAGATCGCCGACGGCAAGATCACCTCGTACGACGGTGTGCTGTCCACGACGGTGACGGAGGCGATGGACGGCAAGGAACTCTGGGCCACCGCCCAGTGCCGCCCCCACCCCACCGAACCCCTCGACGAGTCGGGCCAGGGCGACGCGTTCGTGGGCCTGGCCTTCTGCGCGGTCCGCGCGGTGGTCGACGTCGACATCGAGCTCGGTTCGGTCCGCGTGGTGGAGATGGCAGTCGCCCAGGACGTCGGCCGGGTCCTCAACCCGTCCCAGCTCGCCGTCCGCATCGAGGCGGGCATCACCCAGGGCATCGGCGCCGCACTCACGGAGAACCTCCGCACCGCGCGCGGCCTGATCCGTCACCCGGACCTCACCGGATACGCGCTTCCGACCTCCTTGGACGCACCGGACATTCGCATCGTGAAACTGGTGGAAGAGCGGGACGTCGTCGCCCCCTTCGGCGCCAAGGCGGCATCCGCCGTACCGGTGGTGACCTCCCCGGCGGCCGTGGCATCCGCGGTGCGCGCCGCGACCGGCCGCCCCGTCAACCGCCTCCCGATCCGGCCCCAGGCCGCGGTGGCCGCCGCGAAGTCCTGA